A window from Kovacikia minuta CCNUW1 encodes these proteins:
- a CDS encoding PAS domain-containing sensor histidine kinase encodes MSQSSYRSWLAIPFIYPPFDSITTGTPASFVRNAQLLLVASAICYLTGQLRSATQRLTQTNHILENEIQERIKVEAALNASQTELRALFAAIPDPLFVIDAEGRILRATLIASEKVYRPIDEQVTRTLHEIFEPSQADTFLGYIQQALQTQQSVTAEYSLLLGEQETWFAAHISPTSENAVIWLARDISDRKRAEAASILEERNRMAREIHDTLAQAFTGILVQVGGATQVLADDREATQAHLEMIDELARTGLVEARRSVAALRPQLLEEGNLESALHHLVTQMRSTTDTALIYETQGTAYVLPTEVENNLLRMGQEALTNAIKYAHAHEIRVELVYRDSQCILRVKDDGQGFGVGSVPLGGGYGLLGMSERAERIGAHLAIQSQPGQGTEITVVVDGGMGNRERGERQ; translated from the coding sequence GTGTCGCAGTCATCTTATCGATCCTGGCTTGCAATTCCCTTCATCTATCCTCCTTTTGATTCAATCACCACTGGAACCCCTGCGAGTTTTGTTCGAAATGCTCAATTGCTTCTGGTCGCTTCTGCAATCTGCTATCTAACGGGTCAATTAAGATCTGCCACTCAACGCCTGACTCAGACGAACCACATATTAGAAAACGAAATTCAGGAACGGATTAAGGTGGAAGCAGCCCTTAATGCCTCTCAAACAGAACTTCGTGCCTTGTTTGCAGCAATCCCCGATCCGCTCTTTGTCATTGATGCAGAAGGACGTATTTTAAGAGCCACCCTTATTGCATCCGAGAAAGTATATCGACCGATCGACGAACAGGTAACCCGAACATTACACGAAATTTTTGAGCCATCTCAAGCGGATACATTCCTGGGTTACATTCAGCAAGCATTGCAAACTCAGCAGTCTGTAACGGCTGAGTATAGCCTGTTGCTAGGGGAGCAAGAAACCTGGTTTGCCGCCCATATTTCACCCACTTCAGAAAATGCGGTGATTTGGTTGGCACGGGATATTAGCGATCGTAAACGTGCGGAAGCCGCTTCAATCTTAGAAGAACGCAACCGGATGGCACGGGAAATTCACGATACCCTAGCCCAAGCCTTCACCGGCATCCTGGTTCAGGTAGGTGGTGCAACCCAGGTACTTGCAGATGATCGGGAAGCAACCCAGGCGCATCTGGAAATGATTGATGAACTGGCACGCACGGGATTAGTTGAAGCACGGCGATCGGTGGCGGCACTCCGTCCCCAACTGCTGGAGGAGGGTAATTTAGAGAGTGCCCTGCATCACCTCGTCACTCAAATGCGATCGACGACCGATACAGCTTTGATTTACGAAACTCAAGGTACAGCCTATGTCCTACCAACCGAGGTGGAAAATAACTTACTGCGAATGGGGCAGGAAGCATTAACCAATGCAATTAAATACGCCCATGCCCATGAAATTCGAGTTGAGTTAGTGTACCGCGATAGCCAATGCATCCTACGGGTTAAAGACGATGGACAGGGATTTGGAGTGGGTAGCGTTCCCCTAGGTGGTGGATATGGCTTATTAGGCATGAGCGAACGAGCAGAGCGCATTGGCGCACACCTAGCAATTCAAAGCCAACCCGGACAGGGAACGGAAATTACGGTGGTGGTGGATGGGGGAATGGGGAATAGGGAAAGAGGGGAAAGGCAGTAG
- a CDS encoding response regulator → MLPSPIKVLIVDDHAIVRKGLATIISRDPEMTVIAQAEDGQQAIDVFREYQPDVTLMDLRMPQMGGVEAIMAICAEFKQARIAILTTYDGDEDIYRGLQAGAQGYLLKDAKPGELLNAIRAIHNGQKYIPPEVGAKLLQRMSTPELSERELEVLRLMAQGMGNQEIGTTLIIGESTVKSHVNRILSKLGVSDRTQAVIVAVKRGLVNL, encoded by the coding sequence ATGTTGCCCTCCCCCATTAAAGTTTTAATTGTTGATGACCATGCCATTGTCAGAAAAGGATTGGCAACCATTATTAGCCGTGATCCAGAAATGACGGTGATCGCTCAAGCGGAAGATGGACAGCAGGCGATCGACGTGTTTCGAGAATACCAGCCCGATGTCACCCTGATGGATTTACGCATGCCTCAAATGGGAGGGGTAGAAGCCATTATGGCGATTTGTGCCGAATTTAAGCAGGCTCGAATTGCTATACTCACCACCTACGACGGAGATGAAGATATCTATCGTGGATTACAGGCAGGTGCACAGGGCTATCTACTGAAAGACGCAAAACCTGGGGAGCTTTTGAATGCAATTCGTGCCATTCATAACGGTCAAAAATATATTCCTCCAGAAGTGGGGGCAAAATTATTGCAGCGAATGAGCACTCCAGAACTGAGTGAACGAGAGTTGGAAGTGCTGCGGTTGATGGCACAAGGAATGGGGAATCAGGAAATTGGCACTACTTTGATTATTGGTGAAAGCACCGTCAAATCCCATGTGAATCGCATTTTAAGCAAACTGGGAGTGAGCGATCGTACACAAGCCGTAATTGTTGCCGTCAAGCGTGGGCTTGTCAATTTATAG
- a CDS encoding cupin domain-containing protein codes for MNSNGLLLQPTQGISYWVLGDLYTFKTLSQDTNGTYSLMEIIVYPQTGSPPHIHSREDESFFIQSGEIQFQIEGQTSVATPGTFIYSPKGQTHRFTNVSDRPAQMLCWVTPAGLEQFFMEIGTPVADPAAPSPPVTDTDIQKTIALAPHYGLTLLPSDTAISCS; via the coding sequence ATGAACTCGAATGGTCTTTTGTTACAACCTACTCAGGGAATTTCCTATTGGGTATTAGGTGACTTATATACCTTCAAGACCTTAAGTCAGGACACAAACGGAACGTATTCACTGATGGAGATAATCGTTTATCCCCAGACGGGTTCCCCCCCCCATATCCACAGTCGCGAAGATGAGTCATTCTTTATTCAATCAGGAGAAATTCAGTTTCAAATTGAGGGTCAAACTTCTGTCGCAACACCCGGAACTTTCATCTATTCGCCTAAAGGACAAACTCATCGATTTACTAATGTCAGCGATCGACCTGCTCAAATGCTGTGCTGGGTAACACCTGCTGGACTGGAACAGTTCTTTATGGAGATCGGTACTCCGGTAGCTGATCCAGCTGCACCCTCCCCACCCGTGACAGATACAGATATTCAAAAGACGATCGCTCTGGCTCCCCATTACGGTCTCACCCTTCTCCCTTCAGACACCGCTATCTCATGCAGTTAG
- a CDS encoding IS110 family RNA-guided transposase, protein MTPEKIWVGIDVSKETLDVYILPQGLSLQLPNSEAGVQSLIEQLQEMSVHLVVLESTGGLERTVVVGLHNATIAVAVVNPRKVKGFAIALGKAKTDRIDAEVIARFAQSVNLQPQAVVAPIAQQLSDLMHRRQQLVEIQVAEKNRLARASQTVQPDIEEHLKHLAQRLDALNEQIQTLGQQQADWQRKDQILQSVKGIGPLTAALCLVELPELGKLNEKQIARLVGVAPLNQDSGKHKGKRRISGGRTRVRCGLYMAVLVATRHNPVIRDFYQRLLSKGKPKPVALVACIRKLLVILNAMIRDNTLWQTPA, encoded by the coding sequence ATGACACCTGAAAAGATATGGGTTGGGATTGATGTCAGTAAAGAGACACTGGATGTGTACATCCTGCCGCAGGGGTTGAGCTTACAGTTGCCCAACAGCGAGGCAGGAGTGCAAAGCCTGATTGAACAACTTCAAGAAATGTCAGTGCACTTAGTGGTGCTCGAATCGACGGGTGGATTGGAACGAACCGTTGTTGTGGGATTGCACAACGCTACGATTGCTGTTGCCGTCGTCAACCCTCGAAAAGTCAAGGGATTCGCCATTGCTTTAGGCAAAGCGAAGACCGACAGAATTGATGCCGAAGTCATTGCTCGCTTTGCTCAAAGTGTGAACCTGCAACCGCAAGCCGTCGTTGCCCCAATCGCACAACAACTCAGTGACCTGATGCACCGCCGTCAGCAATTGGTCGAAATCCAAGTGGCAGAGAAGAATCGCTTAGCGCGTGCCTCACAAACCGTGCAACCCGACATCGAAGAGCATCTCAAACACTTAGCGCAACGCCTCGATGCCTTGAATGAGCAGATTCAAACTCTCGGTCAACAGCAAGCCGATTGGCAACGCAAAGACCAGATTTTGCAATCGGTGAAGGGCATTGGTCCCCTCACTGCCGCTCTGTGTTTGGTGGAACTTCCCGAACTCGGCAAGCTCAACGAAAAACAGATTGCTCGTTTGGTCGGCGTCGCGCCCCTCAACCAGGACAGTGGCAAACACAAAGGCAAACGCAGGATTTCTGGAGGACGCACTCGCGTTCGTTGTGGGTTGTATATGGCAGTTCTGGTTGCCACTCGTCACAACCCTGTCATTCGAGACTTCTATCAACGCTTGCTCTCAAAAGGCAAACCTAAACCTGTTGCCCTCGTTGCCTGTATCCGCAAGCTTCTGGTCATTCTCAATGCCATGATTCGCGACAACACGCTCTGGCAAACTCCTGCTTAG
- a CDS encoding glycosyltransferase family 2 protein codes for MPSHSYQVAAYITAYEDAEALNACIAAIRIQSYPVRQTVVVDNSHQPLPLSPEHASDESLLVWLQPENIGIAGGLELALEWAHQQHYDFLWTFDQDSVPAPDCLELLLKAYAERTQAGHEIGIVAPRAIDARTGETVKPSLFLGDRFRGFQPPDPTLPYECDAPITSGSLVWLKAAEKIPPPNPDLFIDGIDLDYGLRLRKAGFHHWVIPAALMQHRFGTPLQVQLFGKKKALQLYSPLRYYYICRNQTYLELHHSEGWQRLTCSLRRIKYLLLTLGTILIFDSLKLKKMTACLIGTYHGFSGQLGKTWQ; via the coding sequence GTGCCTTCCCATTCCTATCAGGTTGCGGCTTACATTACCGCTTACGAAGATGCTGAAGCTCTGAACGCTTGCATCGCTGCTATCCGTATCCAGTCTTACCCAGTCCGGCAAACCGTAGTGGTCGATAATTCCCATCAGCCGTTGCCCCTTTCCCCGGAGCATGCCTCCGACGAATCGCTGCTGGTCTGGTTGCAGCCAGAAAATATTGGGATTGCGGGGGGATTGGAATTAGCCCTTGAGTGGGCGCACCAACAGCATTACGATTTTCTCTGGACTTTTGATCAGGATAGTGTTCCTGCCCCTGATTGCTTAGAGTTGCTGCTAAAAGCCTACGCTGAACGCACCCAGGCAGGACATGAAATTGGCATTGTAGCTCCCAGGGCGATCGACGCCAGAACTGGAGAAACCGTGAAGCCAAGTTTGTTTCTGGGCGATCGATTTCGCGGCTTTCAACCTCCCGATCCCACCCTTCCCTATGAATGTGATGCTCCAATCACTTCCGGTTCCCTCGTTTGGTTAAAAGCTGCGGAAAAAATTCCGCCCCCGAATCCCGATTTGTTTATTGACGGCATCGATCTGGACTACGGACTGCGTTTGAGAAAAGCCGGATTTCATCACTGGGTTATTCCTGCTGCTCTGATGCAGCACCGATTTGGGACACCGCTTCAGGTGCAGTTATTTGGCAAAAAAAAGGCTTTGCAGCTTTACTCACCCTTACGGTATTACTATATTTGTCGCAATCAAACCTACCTGGAATTGCACCATTCCGAAGGATGGCAGCGGCTGACTTGCAGCCTAAGGCGCATTAAATACCTACTGCTAACCCTTGGTACAATCCTGATATTTGATAGTTTGAAGTTAAAAAAGATGACTGCCTGTCTGATCGGAACCTATCACGGGTTTTCAGGTCAGCTAGGAAAAACCTGGCAGTAA
- a CDS encoding glycosyltransferase family 2 protein, whose translation MIRDRTPIISIILVNYNGADIVGECLRSLEQFLQSYPYEVIVVDNASQDGSPDLIEHTFPWVQLLKQPENRGFGAGNNIAAKVARGEFLLLLNTDTQMTSDILPHLIRQIKDYPDVGIIGPQLLNPDGSLQLSTAWKISIVGEYQTLKQQKDYQEPKHQASITQKFKALQEVDIVVGAAFFIRKALFEQLGGFDENFFMYFEESDLCQRARNLGWKILYTPEISVIHIRGHSVNKVSDRMRLEYRKSQLYYYQKHRPLWEQLILRLYLLLKFLASALLRLDLNNLKFIALVLDFVTVQGVSDFYGSRRSACFRNNTSSSDRKVI comes from the coding sequence ATGATTCGCGATCGCACCCCCATCATCTCCATTATTCTGGTTAACTACAACGGGGCAGATATCGTTGGGGAATGTTTGCGATCGCTGGAACAATTCTTGCAATCCTATCCCTACGAAGTCATCGTTGTTGATAACGCCTCTCAGGATGGCAGTCCGGATTTAATTGAACACACTTTTCCTTGGGTGCAGCTACTTAAACAGCCAGAAAATCGAGGATTTGGGGCAGGAAATAATATTGCTGCAAAGGTCGCAAGAGGAGAATTTTTGCTCCTCCTGAATACAGACACACAAATGACGAGCGATATTTTGCCCCATTTAATCCGACAGATAAAAGATTACCCTGATGTAGGCATTATTGGTCCTCAATTGCTAAACCCAGATGGAAGTCTTCAGCTCTCAACCGCCTGGAAAATCAGCATCGTGGGGGAATATCAAACCCTAAAACAACAGAAAGACTATCAGGAACCCAAGCATCAGGCAAGCATCACTCAAAAATTTAAAGCCTTGCAAGAAGTTGATATTGTTGTGGGAGCCGCCTTTTTCATTCGAAAGGCTTTGTTTGAGCAATTAGGTGGCTTTGATGAAAACTTTTTTATGTATTTTGAAGAGTCCGATCTGTGCCAGCGGGCTAGAAATCTGGGTTGGAAGATTCTTTATACACCTGAAATCTCAGTGATTCATATTCGAGGACATTCAGTGAATAAGGTGAGCGATCGCATGCGCCTGGAATATCGCAAAAGCCAACTTTACTACTATCAAAAACATCGCCCCCTCTGGGAACAGCTTATCCTACGCCTTTATTTATTATTAAAGTTTTTAGCTTCCGCCCTACTTCGCCTTGATTTAAATAACTTAAAATTCATAGCGCTGGTCTTAGACTTCGTAACCGTTCAGGGGGTATCAGATTTTTATGGCTCTAGGCGTAGCGCCTGCTTCAGGAATAACACCAGCAGTAGCGATCGAAAAGTAATTTAG
- a CDS encoding glycosyltransferase family 4 protein: MHPPLNDCIAMPILVNFSSVLAQPTGLATYSLNLIKELNPLDIDLVGSSEIAGYRFHPSPSNLTAEYGLKGHLKRLLWVQLKLPKLYHRLASDLLFSPIPEAPLGSDCRWIVTVHDLIPLHFPRRFSPATLYNRYYIPQVLRQSVHLLCNSVATANDIIRFCKISANKITPIPLAYDAENFRFLNLPTRNYFLYLGRINPYKNVQRLIAAFAALPNHADYELWLAGPPDKRYLPALENQIKELNLTERVKFLKYVPYGELPKIVNQAIALVFPSLWEGFGLPVLEAMACGTPVITSNLASLPEVAGDAAILVDPYNVGAIAHAMNDLITDPGLRTQLRTTGLTRANHFSWEKTGQETVQVLKQYL; this comes from the coding sequence ATGCATCCTCCGTTGAATGACTGCATTGCCATGCCAATTCTGGTTAATTTCTCCTCAGTTCTTGCCCAGCCGACCGGATTGGCAACCTATAGTCTCAATCTGATTAAGGAACTCAACCCCCTGGATATTGATCTGGTCGGATCTTCTGAAATTGCAGGGTACAGATTCCATCCCTCGCCTTCTAATTTAACCGCAGAATATGGGCTAAAAGGGCATCTGAAGCGATTACTTTGGGTACAACTTAAGCTTCCCAAACTTTATCATCGACTGGCTTCTGATTTGCTTTTTTCCCCAATTCCGGAAGCCCCTTTAGGAAGCGATTGTCGTTGGATTGTAACGGTTCACGATTTGATTCCACTGCACTTTCCCAGGCGCTTTTCGCCCGCAACACTCTACAACCGCTACTATATTCCACAAGTTTTAAGGCAGTCGGTGCATCTCCTTTGCAATTCAGTTGCAACTGCCAACGATATAATTCGCTTTTGCAAAATTTCTGCGAACAAAATTACTCCAATTCCCCTTGCCTACGATGCTGAAAATTTTCGCTTTTTGAATTTACCGACCCGCAATTACTTCCTGTACCTGGGGCGAATTAACCCTTATAAAAATGTGCAGCGATTAATTGCTGCCTTTGCAGCTTTACCCAACCATGCAGATTATGAACTTTGGTTAGCAGGCCCACCAGATAAACGCTACTTACCTGCCCTGGAGAATCAAATTAAGGAGTTGAACCTGACAGAACGGGTCAAGTTTTTGAAATATGTTCCCTATGGGGAATTACCGAAAATAGTGAATCAAGCGATCGCCCTTGTGTTTCCCAGCCTGTGGGAGGGATTTGGCTTACCTGTGCTGGAAGCGATGGCGTGTGGCACCCCTGTAATTACGTCCAACCTGGCATCCTTACCAGAAGTTGCTGGAGATGCGGCAATTTTGGTTGACCCCTACAATGTAGGGGCGATCGCCCATGCCATGAATGATCTGATCACAGACCCAGGGTTGCGAACCCAACTCCGCACCACGGGGCTAACCCGTGCCAACCACTTCAGCTGGGAAAAAACGGGACAGGAAACAGTTCAGGTTTTAAAGCAGTATTTGTAG
- a CDS encoding EamA-like transporter family protein produces the protein MTLHEFGVLLLSLLTAIGGQFFLKAGALKLGKANAGNAVAHVLAIVTTPELMVGLALYGLSAVLYILLLTRVKLSVVGPAVSISYIFSVLMGYFIFKESIPFNRLIGLALIACGVVLVVWKE, from the coding sequence GTGACTCTACACGAGTTTGGCGTATTATTACTGTCTCTTCTAACTGCAATTGGCGGACAATTTTTCCTGAAAGCGGGTGCCCTAAAGTTGGGCAAGGCTAATGCAGGAAATGCTGTAGCTCACGTCCTGGCAATTGTAACGACCCCAGAATTGATGGTTGGTTTGGCACTTTACGGTCTAAGTGCTGTGCTCTATATTCTGTTGCTGACCCGCGTTAAATTGAGTGTGGTTGGTCCAGCAGTATCGATCAGTTATATATTTTCAGTTCTGATGGGCTATTTTATCTTTAAGGAGTCTATTCCCTTCAACCGCTTAATTGGGCTGGCACTTATTGCCTGTGGCGTTGTTTTAGTTGTCTGGAAAGAATAA
- a CDS encoding Mo-dependent nitrogenase C-terminal domain-containing protein gives MTTQIQSPYTSEQISVWLRGLLTLAWSDGNFDVEEQKLITALTHQQLTATDSPNALEPISPAELAAVFGKDSSLAENFLRTAVMVAVADGAYSLCEDKLLHEYCEALGLSAEILQALRSTLFDPETQQPADASTAQSVNLYGETGQPLDVLHPVKDWLDQMEIHDPKVAHFLCKLIPPQCPFERDINLFGRRVAHIPPLCKLNPLYEQLVSLRFRALSYLADECQEDISSYC, from the coding sequence ATGACCACTCAAATTCAATCTCCCTACACTAGTGAGCAAATTTCCGTGTGGCTGCGTGGTTTATTGACTCTCGCCTGGTCGGATGGAAATTTTGATGTAGAGGAGCAAAAGCTAATCACTGCCCTGACTCACCAGCAACTGACTGCCACAGACAGCCCAAATGCGTTGGAACCCATTTCTCCTGCTGAGCTTGCGGCGGTTTTTGGAAAAGATTCCAGTCTTGCTGAAAACTTTTTGAGAACGGCTGTAATGGTTGCAGTTGCAGATGGAGCCTATTCTCTCTGTGAAGACAAGCTACTCCACGAATACTGCGAAGCGCTAGGATTGAGCGCTGAAATTCTTCAGGCACTCCGGTCAACCCTGTTTGACCCAGAGACACAACAGCCTGCTGACGCTTCAACGGCTCAATCGGTTAACCTGTACGGAGAGACGGGCCAACCGCTGGATGTATTGCACCCAGTTAAGGATTGGCTGGATCAGATGGAAATTCATGATCCTAAAGTTGCCCATTTTTTGTGCAAATTAATTCCACCCCAATGCCCGTTTGAGCGGGATATCAACCTATTTGGGCGGAGGGTTGCCCACATTCCTCCCCTTTGTAAACTTAATCCGCTTTACGAACAGTTGGTTAGTCTCCGGTTCCGGGCACTCTCCTACCTGGCGGATGAGTGTCAGGAGGATATATCTTCCTATTGCTAG